One window of the Endomicrobium proavitum genome contains the following:
- a CDS encoding DEAD/DEAH box helicase, with protein MTTLKFTELGLSHEILKAVEDLSFEEATPIQTLSIPKIMEGKDIIGQAQTGTGKTAAFGIPALEKTDIKNKAVQTIILCPTRELAIQVCEELKLFSKYKRGVNIVPVYGGQPIGRQMMALSKGAQIVVGTPGRVIDHIERKTLKLDAAKLVVLDEADEMLDMGFRDDIELILKNLPQQHQTVFFSATMPKEFLFLTKKYQTQPETIKVVSEKLTVPLIEQYYFDIREHQKLEALTRCLDMYDPKLSLVFCNTKRKVDEVTSSLQARGYAADAIHGDMNQSQRDRVMAKFRSGAIELLIATDVAARGIDVDDIDMVFNYDVPKDDEDYVHRIGRTGRAGRTGKSYTFVSGKDIFKLRDIQRYTKVNIKRTNVPSLADVENIKTTMLLEKVKSFLKEKDTEKYVGMAESLISDDVTSLDVAAALLKMAVASEQKEQKEKADVFSAKKSEGYSKGYSNTGARDHGMTRLFINIGKKDNVRAGDFVGAIAGEAGIRGDAVGNIKILEAFSFVEVPTENADDVINALNASNIKGKRVNAEPAKESDSSGDRGDSRAKFNRYSKGSSSSYGNKKRSGSSYEDFAKRR; from the coding sequence ATGACAACATTAAAATTTACAGAGCTGGGATTATCTCACGAAATACTTAAAGCGGTTGAAGATTTAAGTTTTGAAGAAGCCACGCCCATTCAAACTCTTTCCATTCCTAAAATTATGGAAGGCAAAGACATTATCGGGCAGGCGCAAACCGGCACCGGCAAAACCGCGGCATTTGGTATTCCCGCGCTTGAAAAAACGGATATAAAAAACAAAGCCGTGCAAACAATAATTTTGTGCCCCACAAGAGAGCTTGCAATTCAGGTTTGCGAAGAGCTTAAACTTTTTTCAAAATATAAACGCGGCGTAAATATAGTGCCTGTTTACGGCGGACAGCCCATAGGCAGACAGATGATGGCTCTTTCTAAAGGCGCGCAAATAGTAGTTGGCACTCCCGGCAGAGTTATAGACCACATAGAAAGAAAAACGTTAAAACTTGACGCGGCAAAACTTGTAGTTTTGGACGAAGCCGACGAAATGTTAGACATGGGTTTCAGAGACGACATAGAGCTTATTTTGAAAAATCTTCCGCAGCAGCATCAAACGGTTTTTTTCTCCGCCACAATGCCGAAAGAATTTTTATTTCTTACAAAAAAATATCAAACGCAGCCGGAAACAATAAAAGTTGTCAGCGAAAAACTTACGGTGCCTTTAATAGAACAATATTATTTTGACATTCGCGAACACCAAAAACTTGAAGCTCTTACAAGATGCCTTGATATGTACGACCCCAAACTTTCGCTTGTTTTCTGCAACACAAAAAGAAAAGTTGACGAAGTTACGTCGTCGTTGCAGGCAAGAGGCTACGCCGCGGACGCAATTCACGGCGATATGAACCAGTCGCAAAGAGACAGAGTTATGGCAAAATTCAGAAGCGGCGCAATAGAGCTTCTTATAGCTACCGACGTAGCCGCGCGCGGCATAGACGTTGACGATATTGACATGGTTTTCAATTATGACGTGCCTAAAGACGATGAAGATTACGTCCACAGAATAGGCAGAACCGGAAGAGCGGGCAGAACCGGCAAATCTTACACTTTCGTTTCCGGAAAAGATATTTTTAAACTGCGCGATATTCAACGCTACACAAAAGTAAATATTAAAAGAACAAACGTTCCGTCGCTTGCCGACGTGGAAAATATAAAAACCACAATGCTTCTTGAAAAAGTTAAAAGTTTTCTTAAAGAAAAAGACACCGAAAAATATGTGGGAATGGCGGAGTCTTTAATTTCCGACGACGTTACTTCGTTAGACGTTGCGGCTGCGCTTTTAAAAATGGCGGTTGCGTCCGAACAAAAAGAACAGAAAGAAAAAGCGGACGTGTTTTCCGCCAAAAAAAGCGAAGGTTATAGCAAAGGCTATTCCAACACCGGCGCAAGAGACCACGGCATGACAAGATTGTTTATTAATATCGGCAAAAAAGATAACGTTCGCGCCGGAGACTTTGTTGGCGCAATAGCGGGCGAAGCCGGCATAAGAGGCGACGCCGTGGGAAACATTAAAATTTTAGAAGCGTTCTCTTTTGTTGAAGTCCCTACTGAAAATGCAGACGACGTAATAAACGCATTAAACGCAAGCAATATAAAAGGCAAAAGAGTAAACGCAGAACCCGCCAAAGAAAGCGATTCTTCCGGCGACCGCGGCGACAGCCGCGCAAAGTTTAACAGATATTCCAAAGGTTCCTCATCAAGCTACGGCAACAAAAAAAGAAGCGGCAGCAGCTACGAAGATTTTGCAAAAAGAAGATAG
- a CDS encoding endonuclease domain-containing protein yields the protein MSILHYNSKLKQTSRNLRKAGILHEVLLWQQLKSKKLNGLNFTRQKVIGSYIVDFYNAANKIVIEIDGHSHDNNDKHAKDILRDKYLRNLGIKVIRITAKDVLQNINGVVELLKQETKTEIPRQGR from the coding sequence ATGTCAATATTACATTACAATAGCAAACTAAAACAGACTTCGCGCAATTTAAGAAAAGCAGGAATTTTGCATGAAGTTTTACTTTGGCAGCAACTGAAATCTAAAAAATTAAACGGATTAAATTTTACCCGCCAAAAAGTAATAGGCAGTTATATAGTTGATTTTTATAACGCGGCAAATAAAATTGTTATTGAAATAGACGGACATTCGCATGATAATAATGATAAACATGCGAAGGATATTTTAAGAGATAAATATTTAAGAAATTTAGGAATAAAAGTTATACGCATAACGGCAAAAGATGTTTTGCAGAATATAAACGGTGTTGTTGAGTTGTTAAAGCAAGAAACAAAGACAGAAATACCCCGTCAAGGTCGTTGA
- a CDS encoding FmdB family zinc ribbon protein — translation MPLFEFVCNKCNRKFETLVLSGDEKIECPECKNGEVTKQFSLFSAASNAAPSCGTADYCPSKTKHKCSGGCCR, via the coding sequence ATGCCTTTGTTTGAATTTGTTTGTAATAAGTGCAATAGAAAATTTGAGACGCTGGTTTTAAGCGGCGATGAAAAAATAGAGTGTCCGGAATGTAAAAACGGCGAAGTTACAAAACAGTTTTCGCTTTTTTCTGCGGCTTCAAATGCCGCGCCGTCTTGCGGCACTGCGGATTATTGTCCGTCAAAAACAAAACACAAATGTTCCGGCGGTTGTTGCCGCTGA